The Medicago truncatula cultivar Jemalong A17 chromosome 4, MtrunA17r5.0-ANR, whole genome shotgun sequence genome includes a region encoding these proteins:
- the LOC112421354 gene encoding uncharacterized protein, whose product MVKIDLQKAYDSVEWPFIKHLMLELGFPYKFVNWVMACLTTASYTFNVNGDLTRPFAAKKGLRQGDPISPYLFVICMEYLNRCLIQLRKNAAFRFHPRSFSLFSAASGLKANQAKSSIYLGGVSMSGQDAIVTKFNLVKGELPFRLQLIKSVLFGVQTYWSQVFVLPQKVLKLIQTACRVFLWTGKFGTSKRALIAWERICLPKTAGGWNGRNVLLMDVPAQASWVIKKVFGAAKTISSVDGSIFQQANFSIKRMYNALRGDFAKVGWRKMICNNPAPPKCLFVTWLIIHARLPTCDRMLKVGIQCDQVCILCTKENETHSHLFFSCDYADAVWKGVMRWMNMTVNTSNWHSILQYIQSHCNSNNGMHQAHIMVLSVTLYMIWKERNDRKFQNCYRSVQQLLNQIKMDAYIRGLQFKKVQTLMIRVRG is encoded by the exons ATGGTGAAAATTGATCTTCAAAAGGCTTATGATTCGGTTGAATGGCCGTTTATAAAACATTTAATGCTTGAGTTGGGTTTTCCCTACAAATTTGTAAATTGGGTGATGGCTTGTCTTACTACTGCTTCATATACATTCAATGTTAATGGGGATTTGACTAGACCTTTTGCTGCCAAGAAGGGTCTTAGACAAGGAGACCCTATCTCTCCATATCTATTTGTGATATGTATGGAATATCTTAACAGATGCCTTATACAACTTAGGAAAAATGCTGCTTTCCGGTTCCACCCTAGAT CTTTTAGCTTGTTTAGTGCTGCTTCTGGCCTTAAAGCAAATCAGGCTAAGAGCTCAATTTATTTGGGAGGTGTATCCATGAGCGGTCAAGATGCTATTGTCACTAAGTTTAACCTCGTTAAAGGTGAGCTTCCTTTTCG GTTACAACTTATCAAATCAGTCTTGTTTGGTGTTCAAACTTATTGGAGTCAGGTTTTTGTGCTTCCTCAGAAGGTGCTAAAACTTATTCAAACAGCTTGTAGGGTTTTTCTCTGGACTGGAAAATTTGGCACTTCCAAAAGAGCACTTATTGCTTGGGAGCGTATATGTCTTCCTAAGACAGCTGGTGGGTGGAAT GGGAGGAATGTGCTACTCATGGATGTGCCTGCACAAGCTTCATGggtaataaaaaaagtctttggTGCAGCAAAGACTATTTCAAGTGTTGATGGCAGTATTTTTCAACAAGCTAATTTCTCTATTAAGAGAATGTATAATGCTTTAAGAGGTGACTTTGCAAAGGTTGGTTGGAGGAAAATGATATGTAATAATCCAGCCCCTCCAAAATGTCTGTTTGTTACTTGGTTGATTATTCATGCTAGATTGCCAACTTGTGATAGGATGCTTAAAGTAGGTATCCAATGTGACCAAGTTTGCATTTTGTGTACAAAGGAGAATGAAACTCATTCTCACCTCTTTTTTTCTTGTGATTATGCTGATGCTGTTTGGAAAGGTGTTATGAGATGGATGAATATGACGGTCAATACTAGCAATTGGCATTCTATTTTGCAATATATTCAGTCTCATTGTAACAGTAACAATGGTATGCATCAAGCTCATATAATGGTGTTGAGTGTGACCCTGTATATGATCTGGAAGGAGAGGAATGATAGAAAATTTCAGAATTGTTACCGATCTGTTCAACAACTCCTTAACCAAATCAAAATGGATGCTTACATTAGAGGATTGCAATTCAAGAAGGTGCAAACTCTGATGATTCGGGTGCGAGGCTAA
- the LOC112421355 gene encoding uncharacterized protein, with translation MIFKRWPVLNNYDSAANGRIWVSWNPNVLDVKPIASSAQAIHCEVVNLTSSECFNFVAVYAFNTLEQRKELWNFIAHTSAQNSRNLLIGGDFNNVLLVDDRRNGNPVTQHEIQDFSDCLLHNRLSEVRTIGDYYTWCNNQTSGDRIYSKIDRFIANTSWLQKFTNAVDEVLPKGASDHCPISMDMSCPASPKNTPFRFINDLTDHHLFPALIQEKWGPNLHTNLLTNIWFKLKALKKDLKELNSTHFQGIAKKVEDARTALVDVQRQLSSDPMNLDLIEAEKVCLSSLEKWSTIEEKIWMQKSRANWIQLGDSNTKFFHAYAKERRCQNNIKFLITEDDTRIDKHNLIKEEIRGFYLKLMGSSVDSLPMVDKNIVKRGPMLSQHQQDLLCSEFTAVEVKNALFSMDSSKAPGIDGYNVHFFKCSWNIIGDSVIDAILDFFKTGFMPKIINCTYVTLLPKEVNVTSLVVQ, from the coding sequence atgatttttaagagGTGGCCAGTGCTTAATAATTATGATAGTGCCGCTAATGGTAGAATTTGGgtctcttggaatccaaatgtATTGGATGTCAAGCCTATTGCTTCTAGTGCTCAAGCCATTCATTGTGAAGTGGTTAATCTAACTTCAAGTGAGTGTTTCAATTTTGTAGCTGTGTATGCTTTTAATACCTTGGAACAAAGGAAGGAGCTTTGGAATTTTATTGCTCATACTAGTGCTCAAAACTCTAGAAATTTGTTAATAGGTGGTGACTTTAATAATGTGTTGTTGGTTGATGATAGGCGTAATGGTAATCCAGTGACTCAACATGAGATTCAAGATTTTTCCGATTGTCTGCTGCATAATAGGCTATCAGAAGTGAGAACAATCGGAGATTATTATACTTGGTGTAATAACCAAACTAGTGGAGATAGAATATATTCTAAGATAGATAGATTTATTGCTAATACTAGTTGGCTGCAAAAGTTCACCAATGCAGTGGACGAAGTGCTTCCTAAAGGAGCATCTGATCACTGTCCTATATCTATGGATATGTCTTGTCCTGCTTCTCCTAAGAATACTCCTTTTAGATTTATTAATGATTTGACTGACCATCATCTTTTTCCTGCCTTGATACAAGAGAAATGGGGTCCGAATTTGCATACTAATCTCTTGACTAATATATGGTTCAAGTTGAAAGCCTTGAAAAAAGATCTAAAAGAGTTAAATTCTACACATTTTCAAGGTATTGCCAAAAAAGTTGAAGATGCTAGAACTGCTTTAGTTGACGTCCAAAGGCAGCTTAGTTCAGATCCGATGAATCTTGATCTCATTGAAGCTGAAAAAGTTTGTTTGTCCTCTCTTGAAAAGTGGAGTACTATAGAGGAGAAGATATGGATGCAGAAGTCTAGAGCTAATTGGATTCAGCTTGGGGACTCGAACACTAAATTTTTCCATGCCTATGCAAAGGAAAGAAGATGTCAGAATAATATTAAGTTCCTCATAACAGAAGATGACACCAGAATTGACAAGCATAACCTCATCAAGGAGGAGATTAGAGGGTTCTATTTAAAATTGATGGGTAGTTCCGTTGATTCATTACCTATGGTGgacaaaaatattgttaaaagaGGTCCTATGTTATCTCAGCACCAacaagacttgttgtgctccgAGTTCACAGCTGTGGAAGTCAAAAATGCGTTATTCTCCATGGACTCTTCTAAAGCTCCAGGTATTGATGGTTACAATGTTCATTTCTTTAAATGCTCTTGGAACATTATTGGTGATAGTGTCATTGATGCTATATTAGATTTCTTTAAGACTGGATTCATGCCTAAAATTATTAACTGTACTTATGTGACTTTACTCCCCAAAGAAGTTAATGTTACATCGCTTGTTGTTCAGTGA